In the genome of Enterococcus sp. DIV2402, the window ATAAAGCATTGATTGATCAATGTATTGATGGATTAGGAACAACCGATGAAGCTAGATAAAATTACCGTTGCTAAACGTTACGGCAAAGCGTTATTTGAATTGGCGGTCGAATCTCAACAAGCCGAAGACGTATACAATGAGTTATTGAAACTACGACAAATATTTGAAGATATCCCTGAATTGGGAGACTTATTAAGTGATGCTCGATTGGATTTAAACGAGAAGCGTAACGTAATGGATAATCTTGTGAAAGGTTTCAACGGAATCGTTCGCAATACTTTAGAAGTTATCTATCAATATAATCGCATGTATGACTTGTTATTAATTATTGATGAATATGAGAGACTATTCAATGATAGTAAAAATATTGTTTTAGGAAGTGTAACCACAGCGGTACCACTTACAAATGAACAAAAAGCGAAACTAACTCAAAAAGTAGCCAAGCAATTAGGTTATCAAAAAGCAGAGTTAACGGAACAAGTTGATCCCAATATACTTGGTGGGGTAATCGTTGAAGCGAATCACCATGTCATTGATGGGAGTATTAGAAGCCGTTTAGAATATTTGCGAAAAGAATTACGCAAATAATACAAACAGTAAGAGGTGAATCGAATGGCCATTAAAGCAGAAGAAATCAGTGCTTTGATTAAAGATCAGATAAAAAATTATCAAAGTAAGATTTCCGTCGAAGAAGTAGGAACGGTTACTTACATTGGTGATGGAATCGCACGCGCGCATGGACTAGAAAATGCGATGAGTGGCGAATTGCTTGAATTTTCAAATGGTGCTTTCGGTATGGCACAAAATTTAGAGTCTAATGATGTAGGGATCATTATTT includes:
- a CDS encoding F0F1 ATP synthase subunit delta, encoding MKLDKITVAKRYGKALFELAVESQQAEDVYNELLKLRQIFEDIPELGDLLSDARLDLNEKRNVMDNLVKGFNGIVRNTLEVIYQYNRMYDLLLIIDEYERLFNDSKNIVLGSVTTAVPLTNEQKAKLTQKVAKQLGYQKAELTEQVDPNILGGVIVEANHHVIDGSIRSRLEYLRKELRK